One Armatimonadota bacterium genomic window carries:
- a CDS encoding DEAD/DEAH box helicase: MRVAEWARRLTELNPEPFENQSGAACWSSLPPEARAVFVASAYLQFKQKMLVVTGSYDRALAWQAKLELCGVPHGEIFQLPSGSSALFEDATPEHTALSDRLGALRALAEEGPKIVIASPQAALERTLPRDLLLESFLTLKPNETADPLKVTESLKRLGYEEQEPVRQPGGYSQRGGIVDVWPSGYEQPIRIEWFDTEIESIRTFDSNTQRSTGVIPALGLSPSREVLFTGQEEELQQMILQTLAREEAQLDDDVAANLREIIEGDAQALAHHQFFDRLELYRPLLFPDSECAVDFVGDNGLLVLDEPLEIEAIGNRAESELSQALEARVKRGEILHSTANDFFLPVEHLDSTPNKLSLTSMNDLPRWLTAQSTSDLGGASLEPYRGRADAFTQTLKTWREQGFTLVFTTDQPNRAKTVLSQIDIHPVEDGDDRDFLSLGNIGGGFVLPHQKIAFISDAELFGVARLKLPQRRFQEGAPITTVLDLKPGDYVVHINFGIGIFRGLIKKEVEGVEKEFLYVEYQAPDKLYVPADQLDRIQKYLNPGDVPPKLNRLTGGEWQRTLGKAKEEARAFARDLVKLYAVRKKVERTPYGQDTPFQSEMEQTFPWVETPSQLRAIQESKADLELPYPMDRLVCGDVGFGKTEVAIRVAFKAIQSGRQVAVLCPTTILSEQHFRNFDERLGSFGTKLALINRYTHASNRREILDGLKDGDVEIVIGTHALLGTGIEFRHLGLVIIDEEQKFGVKQKEMLKQLRSEVDVLTLSATPIPRTLSMALMDIRQMSLINDPPPGRLPVRTFVRPYAGEVVREAILRELARGGQVFYVYNRVDSINHVYEKLRKLVPTARIGIGHGQMNERELEPIMVGFIKGEIDILLCTTIVESGLDIPNANTIIIENADRLGLAQLYQLRGRVGRSDRQAYALFLYNRAIDETVKSSKEVQEEAYGLKKKKKTMSENALARLRALQEFSSLGSGYSLAFRDLQIRGAGELLGAKQSGTMVQVGYELYTQLINEAVSALKNSVDGEPVTAETSKDPLESLTPLPPFEVPVIALLPDTYIKNHSQRLYYYQQMMSARDHGKLGEVQKEIEDRYGRAPQTVSNAFAIMALRITGHSLGIEKLDARQGRIACQFKTSADVPPRLFTMITKYNKAAYLTREAFIWPFTTPPIETIDEMFRAIQACMEEIERHRQLINN, encoded by the coding sequence ATGCGCGTTGCCGAATGGGCTCGCCGTCTAACAGAACTTAATCCCGAACCGTTCGAGAATCAGTCTGGAGCCGCTTGTTGGAGCAGTCTTCCGCCCGAAGCTCGAGCGGTGTTCGTCGCGTCAGCCTACCTGCAATTCAAGCAAAAGATGCTCGTCGTGACCGGCAGTTACGACCGCGCCCTCGCCTGGCAAGCCAAGCTCGAACTGTGCGGCGTCCCCCACGGCGAAATCTTCCAGCTTCCCAGCGGTTCGTCGGCCCTGTTTGAGGACGCGACGCCGGAGCACACCGCCCTTTCTGACCGCCTCGGTGCCCTGCGTGCCCTCGCCGAAGAAGGTCCCAAGATCGTCATCGCCTCCCCCCAAGCCGCGCTGGAGCGAACCCTTCCGCGCGACCTCCTGCTCGAATCCTTCCTCACCCTAAAGCCCAACGAGACCGCCGACCCGCTCAAGGTCACCGAGAGCCTGAAGCGACTCGGCTACGAGGAGCAAGAGCCGGTGCGTCAGCCCGGCGGCTACAGCCAGCGCGGCGGCATCGTCGACGTTTGGCCCAGCGGCTACGAACAGCCCATCCGCATCGAGTGGTTCGACACCGAAATCGAATCTATCCGCACCTTCGATAGCAACACCCAACGTTCCACCGGCGTCATCCCCGCCCTCGGCCTTTCGCCCAGTCGAGAGGTGCTCTTCACCGGGCAAGAGGAGGAACTTCAGCAGATGATCCTGCAAACCCTAGCCCGCGAAGAAGCCCAACTGGACGACGACGTCGCCGCCAACCTGCGGGAGATCATCGAAGGCGACGCTCAAGCCCTCGCCCATCATCAATTCTTCGATCGCCTGGAGCTGTACCGCCCGCTGCTTTTCCCCGACTCGGAATGCGCAGTGGACTTCGTCGGCGACAACGGACTGCTCGTCCTCGACGAACCGCTCGAAATCGAGGCCATCGGCAATCGGGCCGAAAGCGAGCTCAGCCAAGCCCTCGAAGCCCGCGTCAAGCGCGGAGAAATCCTCCACAGCACCGCCAACGACTTCTTCCTCCCGGTCGAACACCTGGATTCCACGCCAAATAAGCTCTCGCTGACCTCAATGAACGACCTGCCACGTTGGCTCACCGCGCAATCCACGTCCGACCTCGGCGGCGCTTCGCTGGAACCCTACCGTGGCCGCGCCGACGCCTTCACCCAAACCCTCAAAACCTGGCGCGAGCAAGGCTTCACCCTCGTCTTCACCACCGACCAGCCCAACCGCGCCAAGACGGTTCTCAGTCAGATCGACATCCACCCGGTCGAGGACGGCGACGACCGCGACTTCCTCTCCCTTGGCAACATCGGCGGCGGATTCGTTCTGCCCCATCAAAAGATCGCTTTCATCTCCGACGCCGAACTGTTCGGCGTCGCCCGCCTCAAACTGCCGCAAAGAAGGTTCCAAGAGGGCGCGCCGATCACCACCGTCCTCGACCTGAAGCCTGGCGACTACGTGGTCCACATCAACTTCGGCATCGGCATCTTTCGCGGCCTGATCAAGAAGGAAGTCGAGGGCGTGGAAAAGGAATTCCTCTACGTCGAATATCAAGCGCCGGACAAGCTCTATGTGCCAGCCGATCAGCTTGATCGAATCCAGAAATACCTCAATCCGGGCGATGTCCCTCCAAAACTGAATCGTCTTACGGGAGGTGAATGGCAGAGGACCTTGGGAAAAGCCAAGGAAGAGGCCCGAGCCTTCGCTCGGGACCTCGTGAAGCTCTACGCAGTGCGGAAGAAGGTGGAGCGAACCCCCTACGGCCAGGACACACCTTTCCAGTCGGAAATGGAGCAGACGTTCCCGTGGGTGGAGACCCCGAGCCAACTGAGGGCGATCCAGGAGTCGAAAGCTGACCTTGAACTTCCCTACCCGATGGACCGCCTGGTCTGCGGCGACGTCGGCTTTGGCAAGACGGAAGTCGCCATCCGCGTGGCGTTCAAGGCCATCCAATCCGGACGACAAGTGGCAGTGCTCTGCCCCACCACCATCCTCAGCGAACAGCACTTCCGCAACTTCGACGAGCGCCTTGGCTCGTTTGGTACCAAACTGGCGCTGATCAACCGCTACACGCACGCCTCCAATCGGCGCGAAATCCTCGACGGACTGAAGGACGGCGATGTCGAAATCGTCATCGGCACCCATGCCCTCCTCGGCACCGGCATCGAATTCCGACACCTGGGCTTGGTCATCATCGACGAAGAGCAGAAGTTCGGCGTGAAGCAGAAGGAGATGCTCAAGCAGCTTCGCTCCGAAGTGGACGTGCTGACCCTTTCCGCCACCCCGATCCCCCGAACCCTCAGCATGGCCCTGATGGACATCCGCCAGATGTCGCTCATCAACGACCCGCCTCCCGGGCGCTTGCCCGTTCGAACTTTCGTTCGCCCTTACGCCGGTGAAGTCGTCCGCGAAGCCATCCTCCGAGAGCTCGCAAGAGGCGGTCAAGTCTTTTACGTGTACAACCGCGTGGACTCAATCAACCACGTTTACGAGAAGTTGCGCAAGCTCGTCCCCACCGCCCGAATCGGCATCGGTCACGGCCAGATGAACGAGCGAGAACTGGAGCCGATCATGGTCGGCTTCATCAAAGGCGAGATCGACATCCTCCTATGCACCACCATCGTCGAAAGCGGCCTGGACATCCCCAACGCCAACACGATCATCATCGAAAATGCCGACCGCCTGGGTCTGGCCCAGCTCTACCAGCTTCGTGGTCGCGTCGGACGTTCCGACCGACAGGCGTACGCCCTCTTCCTCTACAACCGTGCCATCGACGAAACCGTGAAATCGAGCAAGGAAGTTCAGGAAGAAGCCTACGGCCTCAAGAAGAAGAAAAAGACGATGTCCGAGAATGCGCTGGCCCGTCTCCGCGCCCTGCAGGAGTTCTCCTCGCTCGGCTCGGGCTATTCGCTCGCCTTCAGGGACCTTCAGATTCGCGGCGCGGGCGAATTGCTCGGCGCAAAGCAAAGCGGCACGATGGTGCAGGTCGGCTACGAACTGTACACCCAACTCATCAACGAAGCCGTCTCGGCGCTGAAGAACTCGGTCGATGGCGAGCCGGTCACGGCCGAAACCTCGAAGGATCCGCTCGAATCCCTCACGCCGCTCCCGCCGTTCGAAGTGCCGGTCATCGCGCTCCTGCCTGACACCTATATCAAGAACCATTCTCAACGGCTGTACTACTACCAGCAAATGATGTCGGCCCGCGACCACGGCAAGCTCGGCGAGGTTCAAAAGGAGATCGAGGATCGGTACGGACGCGCGCCGCAAACCGTCAGTAACGCCTTTGCCATCATGGCCCTACGCATCACCGGACACTCGCTCGGCATCGAAAAACTTGACGCTCGCCAGGGTCGAATCGCCTGTCAATTCAAGACCAGCGCCGACGTTCCGCCACGCCTGTTTACCATGATCACCAAGTACAACAAGGCCGCCTACCTGACCCGCGAAGCGTTCATTTGGCCCTTCACAACTCCCCCCATCGAAACCATCGACGAGATGTTCCGCGCCATTCAGGCCTGCATGGAAGAGATTGAGCGTCATCGGCAACTGATCAACAACTAG
- a CDS encoding S8 family serine peptidase, translated as MLRTSTLSLVALFLLAGCGGGGNSGSSIIDPANDPTCSSNVIARPQGDNASLLAEPGVIVPSSTVARAADIGYRAHTNHLINASSVGRGTGPTGLTPDQLRTAYSIPADLGSGAIAIVDAYHYPSALNDFNVFSTEFGLPTESSSDPNGTSNAVFQVVYASGSQPTVDTSWSQESAIDTQWAHAMAPHAKIYLVEAASNSLADLMAAVNVAKNIVGVKQVSMSFGATEDGCLYVHYNANLTKSGVTFFAAAGDTSGELDFPSLSKNCVAVGGTRLTLTTGDARLAETAWTKTGGGLSTLEPRPTFQNVVVDFVQRYRGAADVSAVGDPATGVSVYDSTPDGGLSGWITFGGTSVACPIIAAIVNAADNNWTSSQAFNTNLYNQITTGALFDVKAGKSGALSATTGWDFLTGVGSPNGLTGF; from the coding sequence ATGCTTCGGACTTCAACTCTTTCACTCGTCGCGTTGTTTTTGTTGGCTGGATGCGGAGGCGGCGGAAACAGCGGCTCATCTATCATCGACCCCGCCAACGACCCAACCTGTTCAAGCAATGTTATTGCCCGACCGCAAGGCGATAACGCCTCCCTTTTGGCCGAACCAGGCGTGATCGTCCCATCTTCGACCGTCGCCCGAGCTGCCGATATCGGTTATCGAGCCCACACCAACCACCTGATCAACGCCAGTTCGGTAGGACGTGGCACGGGTCCCACGGGCTTAACGCCAGACCAGCTTCGAACGGCTTACAGCATCCCGGCTGATCTTGGTTCCGGCGCTATCGCCATCGTCGATGCGTACCACTACCCTAGCGCCCTTAACGACTTTAACGTCTTCTCCACCGAGTTCGGCCTTCCCACCGAGTCGTCATCCGATCCAAACGGCACTTCGAATGCCGTATTCCAAGTCGTGTACGCCTCGGGGTCGCAGCCAACCGTCGATACCAGTTGGTCTCAGGAGTCCGCTATCGACACCCAATGGGCCCACGCCATGGCGCCGCACGCCAAGATCTACCTTGTGGAGGCGGCTTCGAACTCGCTGGCCGACCTGATGGCCGCCGTCAATGTGGCAAAGAACATCGTGGGGGTCAAGCAAGTTTCGATGAGCTTCGGCGCGACCGAAGACGGTTGTCTGTACGTGCACTACAACGCCAACCTCACCAAGTCCGGCGTCACCTTCTTTGCCGCAGCGGGCGACACTAGCGGCGAACTCGACTTCCCCAGCCTCTCGAAGAACTGCGTCGCCGTCGGCGGAACAAGGTTAACCCTCACCACCGGCGATGCGCGTTTGGCCGAAACGGCTTGGACTAAGACGGGTGGCGGACTCAGTACCCTAGAGCCTCGACCGACGTTCCAGAACGTCGTCGTAGACTTCGTTCAGCGCTACCGTGGGGCGGCCGACGTCTCGGCCGTGGGCGATCCGGCAACTGGCGTTTCCGTTTACGACAGCACGCCTGACGGCGGCCTTAGCGGGTGGATTACCTTTGGCGGAACTAGCGTTGCTTGTCCGATCATCGCCGCCATCGTCAACGCCGCCGATAACAACTGGACCAGCAGTCAGGCGTTCAATACCAATCTCTACAACCAGATCACGACCGGTGCGCTGTTTGACGTGAAGGCTGGCAAGTCGGGTGCGCTTTCCGCTACGACGGGTTGGGACTTCCTGACGGGCGTGGGCTCTCCGAACGGCTTAACTGGCTTCTGA
- a CDS encoding DUF1990 family protein: MDAAIEKRFREYESAPLSWDPTTGGKRAFVCFEDSICETVVEHAQPGQFEQAARQMLAGDYYPTDAVQFFGRFRDEKRNLMKGERVLQRARFFPFYAGLYLWSMVEIYVAEQTENTCRIGYVTTQKHHGRGIWTATLEQKDGKLTLTVESTACPNSWAFWLGLPIARFLQLRARRRGIENIRSQLSRSESPRPSGSPNPS; the protein is encoded by the coding sequence ATGGATGCCGCGATAGAGAAGAGATTTCGGGAATACGAGTCAGCGCCGCTCTCGTGGGACCCAACGACGGGTGGAAAGCGCGCGTTCGTCTGCTTCGAAGACTCCATCTGCGAAACGGTAGTCGAGCATGCCCAGCCGGGCCAATTCGAGCAGGCGGCACGCCAAATGCTGGCGGGCGACTACTATCCCACCGACGCCGTACAGTTTTTTGGTCGATTCCGCGACGAGAAGCGAAACCTGATGAAGGGCGAGCGGGTGCTTCAGCGAGCACGGTTTTTTCCGTTCTATGCCGGCCTCTATCTCTGGTCGATGGTCGAAATCTACGTCGCCGAGCAAACCGAGAACACCTGTCGCATTGGCTACGTGACGACCCAAAAGCACCACGGCCGAGGCATTTGGACGGCGACGCTGGAGCAAAAGGACGGCAAGCTGACGCTCACGGTTGAGAGCACCGCGTGCCCCAACAGTTGGGCGTTCTGGCTCGGCTTGCCAATCGCAAGATTTCTTCAGCTCCGCGCCCGAAGACGCGGAATCGAGAATATCAGAAGCCAGTTAAGCCGTTCGGAGAGCCCACGCCCGTCAGGAAGTCCCAACCCGTCGTAG
- a CDS encoding NACHT domain-containing protein, with product MDKHPLEPSLNKIQEGLAAKLLESKSVEKLLAKLAQKTPGLRFNSQVYVERAMQLHAKFKNIISPDNPLDIRRQYVPIQFEIRSRDKRHNVDPQTVAFFDGKLILKGTGGCGKTTQLKWLYFKYIEEGERMPILIYLKSWSLSEFPQQSNSILEMVRKDLALNGRDVSISFAELVLRSSCALLLDGFDELPTSIQNQVINEIRDISIRFPYLHIVLTSRPESILSGLEKFCTLYPVKLQLKQISNILSRLVPETDQERVTSFIDYVRRHRSVAVSSFTSTPLLGIMCFMVYVSQGMIESAYTSFYNQVVYTLWLTHDQTKGFVRNRPNGCDFATITLILEYVCQKLYRTSKLTYDSYHGYTRSQVLELIEEALRGFGLSDVKADDVFHVITSSMCIMHTEGNLVEYSHRTFEEYFVGLYVSKVQQDSAKWSKWVDVLRDRASDSIFHAVVFELCRIKYIHDLLLPEIDELLRRYNKAAMSRDQSIKLALKNCRIALVATDAIRITYIDGGDDDRTLRSIFTHVVNGGRLDQIMLEVNALSEITIPQFVQEIIGSDVEEDCRIFGQVEGPLSYYDKIFHYYIKIYFPESLILAIMNKISERTDKILEESNDSLSWSRAIEACAFGFFGELHGWLESRKKEYLVVIEEFADSGMATDSF from the coding sequence GTGGACAAACATCCGCTAGAGCCATCCCTAAACAAAATTCAAGAGGGCTTAGCAGCTAAACTTTTAGAAAGTAAGTCTGTAGAGAAGCTTCTAGCAAAACTTGCACAGAAAACGCCAGGGCTTCGCTTCAACTCTCAAGTCTACGTAGAGAGAGCGATGCAACTGCACGCCAAATTTAAGAACATTATATCACCGGATAACCCGCTGGATATAAGGCGTCAATACGTCCCAATACAATTTGAAATCCGGTCCCGAGATAAGCGACATAATGTCGACCCTCAAACTGTGGCATTTTTCGACGGAAAGCTTATCTTAAAAGGGACTGGAGGCTGCGGCAAGACGACGCAATTAAAATGGCTGTATTTCAAGTATATAGAGGAAGGGGAACGCATGCCAATCCTCATTTACTTGAAGAGTTGGAGCCTTTCCGAGTTTCCGCAGCAGTCTAACTCTATTCTTGAGATGGTTCGAAAGGATCTAGCATTGAACGGCAGAGACGTAAGTATCTCGTTCGCCGAACTCGTTCTTCGCTCCTCTTGCGCATTGCTTTTAGACGGGTTTGATGAGCTGCCTACTTCTATCCAAAACCAAGTTATCAACGAAATTCGAGACATTTCCATCCGTTTTCCTTATTTACATATTGTCCTTACTTCGAGGCCTGAGAGTATCCTCTCAGGATTAGAAAAATTCTGCACATTGTACCCCGTAAAACTTCAACTTAAGCAAATAAGCAATATTCTGAGTAGGTTAGTACCCGAGACTGATCAAGAGCGCGTAACATCATTCATAGATTACGTTAGAAGGCATAGGTCTGTTGCGGTTTCAAGTTTTACATCAACACCGCTTCTTGGAATAATGTGTTTTATGGTTTACGTGTCTCAAGGAATGATTGAATCTGCGTATACCTCATTCTATAATCAGGTAGTTTATACTCTTTGGCTAACTCATGATCAAACAAAAGGCTTCGTAAGAAATCGGCCAAATGGTTGTGACTTTGCGACTATTACGTTAATTCTCGAATATGTTTGTCAGAAGCTTTATAGAACATCGAAACTTACATACGATTCATATCATGGCTATACCCGTAGTCAAGTATTGGAATTAATTGAGGAAGCCCTAAGGGGCTTTGGTCTGTCAGATGTGAAAGCTGATGATGTGTTTCACGTGATAACATCTTCAATGTGCATAATGCACACTGAAGGCAATTTAGTTGAGTATAGCCATCGAACTTTCGAGGAGTATTTTGTTGGGTTGTATGTGTCGAAAGTGCAACAGGATAGTGCTAAATGGAGCAAGTGGGTTGATGTACTTAGAGATCGTGCGTCGGACTCGATATTCCACGCTGTTGTATTTGAGTTGTGTCGTATTAAGTATATTCATGATTTACTTTTGCCGGAAATTGACGAGTTGCTTAGAAGATACAATAAAGCTGCAATGTCTCGGGATCAAAGTATTAAGTTAGCATTGAAAAACTGCCGAATAGCTCTGGTGGCAACGGATGCGATTAGAATAACCTATATTGATGGCGGAGATGATGATAGGACCCTGCGCTCAATATTTACCCATGTTGTTAACGGTGGACGTCTTGATCAGATCATGTTAGAGGTCAATGCCCTCAGTGAAATAACGATTCCTCAGTTCGTTCAGGAAATCATCGGATCTGACGTTGAGGAAGATTGTAGGATCTTTGGACAAGTTGAAGGACCGCTATCTTACTACGATAAGATTTTTCATTACTACATAAAGATATATTTTCCTGAGTCCCTTATCTTGGCGATTATGAACAAGATAAGCGAACGCACTGATAAAATTCTGGAGGAGTCAAACGATTCCTTGAGCTGGAGTCGGGCCATTGAAGCCTGCGCGTTTGGATTCTTTGGGGAGCTTCATGGATGGCTTGAGTCCCGCAAGAAAGAATACTTAGTTGTAATTGAAGAATTTGCGGATAGTGGCATGGCAACAGATAGCTTCTAG
- a CDS encoding four helix bundle protein, giving the protein MRRSDFRDLQVWEKAAEVGVLIYRVTDQFPSGEKFGMTLQLRRAAISVTSNIAEGHGRSTDADFSRFLYMALGSVREMESILEVAIRLSFLRRTDAPIEDLQTVAKMLTGLINKLNGEKSCSLDSSRKQKAEG; this is encoded by the coding sequence GTGAGACGATCCGACTTTCGCGACTTACAGGTATGGGAAAAAGCCGCTGAGGTGGGCGTATTGATCTACCGAGTCACCGATCAGTTTCCCAGTGGGGAGAAGTTTGGCATGACGCTACAATTACGGCGCGCCGCCATCTCCGTAACTTCCAACATCGCCGAAGGGCATGGAAGAAGCACGGACGCCGACTTCAGCCGATTCCTCTACATGGCCCTTGGGTCGGTTCGTGAAATGGAGTCCATCCTTGAGGTGGCTATTCGCCTTTCGTTCTTGCGACGAACTGATGCGCCAATCGAAGACCTTCAGACGGTAGCCAAAATGTTGACCGGGCTCATAAATAAGCTCAACGGCGAAAAGTCGTGTTCGTTGGATAGTTCGCGAAAGCAGAAGGCTGAAGGCTGA
- a CDS encoding phosphotransferase → MKEKVLTDRAVIEGRPSHFTGAYEDYTTADIVWVVEQFQVQGDIEVAPFPGRGNINLHTYEVVAGGREYLLQKVNTDVFALPYRVMDGMSASIQAQRESLDKVRIDGWVPIDLVPTHHGKTFLDLTDEHGWSVWRMMDRIPDSITYKSLSEVDCREEQLRLASEVGRGLAIYSDLTSCIKPHSIEGSLPGYRDTGLYYRQFHSVIAGNRSLGDAAALLPDDPILRTSMGPHFLVAIPEEEYQARLNDPELAPYIALVQEQEPFAMALWTAVAQGRIRHTLIHGDTKIENFLFDSNTGNVKALVDLDTIMPFTWLADWGDMLRSLVNVAGEKETDLSKVKVDEDVYKAVAEGFLLAATEITDQEVSMMVPAVQAIALELGLRFLTDYLKGDTYFKLGDGDPKTLNKTRAMVQLTLYRRLVEFGPEAEGFIRSLR, encoded by the coding sequence GTGAAAGAAAAGGTGCTTACGGATAGAGCGGTCATCGAGGGGCGACCCTCCCACTTCACAGGCGCATACGAGGATTACACGACCGCCGACATTGTTTGGGTTGTCGAGCAATTCCAAGTTCAGGGCGATATTGAGGTCGCTCCCTTCCCCGGTCGAGGCAACATCAACCTTCACACTTACGAGGTGGTTGCCGGTGGCCGTGAGTACCTGCTTCAGAAGGTCAACACCGACGTTTTTGCCCTGCCATACCGCGTGATGGATGGCATGTCGGCGAGTATCCAGGCTCAGCGCGAGTCGCTCGATAAGGTTCGAATCGACGGATGGGTGCCGATCGACCTCGTGCCGACACACCACGGTAAGACTTTCCTCGACCTGACCGACGAGCACGGATGGTCGGTGTGGCGGATGATGGACCGCATTCCCGACTCCATCACTTACAAGAGCCTCAGCGAGGTCGATTGCCGCGAGGAACAGCTTCGACTGGCCTCCGAGGTCGGTCGCGGACTGGCGATCTACTCCGATCTGACGTCGTGCATCAAGCCGCACTCCATCGAAGGATCGTTGCCCGGCTACCGCGACACCGGACTTTACTATCGACAATTTCATTCCGTCATTGCGGGCAATCGCTCGCTGGGAGATGCCGCTGCGCTCCTTCCCGACGATCCGATTCTGCGGACCTCGATGGGCCCGCACTTCTTGGTCGCGATTCCCGAAGAGGAGTATCAGGCTCGCCTGAACGACCCCGAACTCGCGCCATACATCGCGCTGGTGCAAGAGCAGGAGCCGTTTGCGATGGCCCTATGGACTGCGGTCGCGCAAGGGCGAATCCGCCATACGCTGATCCATGGCGACACCAAGATCGAGAACTTCTTGTTCGACTCGAACACCGGCAACGTGAAGGCGCTGGTCGACCTCGATACCATCATGCCTTTCACGTGGCTGGCGGATTGGGGCGACATGCTTCGCTCGCTGGTGAATGTGGCGGGCGAAAAGGAGACCGACCTGAGCAAAGTGAAGGTCGACGAAGACGTGTACAAGGCCGTGGCCGAAGGATTCCTTTTGGCGGCGACCGAGATCACCGACCAGGAGGTTTCGATGATGGTTCCGGCGGTTCAGGCAATCGCGCTTGAGCTTGGCCTTCGCTTCCTGACGGACTATCTGAAGGGCGACACGTACTTCAAGCTGGGCGACGGCGATCCGAAGACCCTGAACAAGACCCGCGCGATGGTGCAGTTGACGCTGTACCGGCGGCTGGTGGAGTTTGGTCCCGAGGCGGAAGGCTTCATTCGCTCCCTTCGGTAA
- a CDS encoding TIGR01777 family protein: MKILIPGGSGHVGAVLIRHFLAQGHEVTVLSRHSFELPGVAVLTWDGETVGDWASTVDGTEVVVNLAGRSVNCRYRQANLDAMMNSRVRSVRAVGQAIAAAKNPPRVWLQASTATIYAHRYDAPNDEATGILGGDEPGAPRTWNASIAIAKAWEAETLAIETPSTRKVLMRSAMTMSPDSGSVFDVLSHLTRLGLGGRLGNGRQYVSWIHQTDFARAVSFLIDRENLDGAVNLCSPNPLPQAEFASLLRAVWHVPFGLPATEWMVEIGTWLRQTESELVLKSRRVIPTRLLEAGFTFEFPNWGPAAEDLATANR, from the coding sequence GTGAAAATACTCATTCCCGGCGGTTCTGGACACGTGGGCGCGGTTCTGATCCGACACTTTCTGGCTCAGGGGCACGAGGTGACGGTGCTCTCTCGCCATTCCTTCGAACTTCCAGGCGTGGCGGTCTTAACGTGGGATGGCGAAACGGTTGGTGATTGGGCAAGCACCGTCGATGGAACCGAGGTAGTCGTCAACCTCGCGGGTCGAAGTGTGAACTGCCGGTATCGCCAAGCCAACCTCGACGCGATGATGAATAGCCGCGTGCGCTCGGTTCGGGCCGTTGGACAAGCGATCGCCGCCGCCAAAAATCCTCCACGCGTGTGGCTGCAGGCCAGCACCGCCACGATCTATGCTCATCGGTACGATGCGCCGAACGACGAGGCAACAGGAATCCTGGGAGGCGATGAGCCCGGGGCACCCCGCACCTGGAACGCCAGCATTGCTATCGCCAAGGCTTGGGAAGCCGAGACGCTAGCAATTGAGACGCCAAGTACCCGCAAGGTGCTGATGCGAAGCGCGATGACCATGTCGCCGGATTCAGGGAGTGTCTTCGATGTTCTATCTCACCTGACTCGCCTCGGCCTGGGCGGAAGGCTGGGCAACGGCCGCCAGTACGTTTCCTGGATTCATCAGACCGACTTTGCTCGCGCGGTTTCCTTCCTCATCGACCGTGAGAACTTGGATGGAGCCGTCAATCTTTGCTCGCCAAATCCCTTGCCGCAAGCCGAGTTCGCTTCCCTATTGCGTGCGGTGTGGCATGTGCCGTTCGGCTTGCCCGCCACCGAATGGATGGTCGAAATCGGGACCTGGCTTCGACAAACCGAAAGCGAATTGGTGCTCAAGAGCCGTCGCGTCATCCCGACTCGATTGTTGGAGGCGGGTTTTACGTTCGAATTTCCCAACTGGGGGCCAGCCGCAGAAGATTTAGCTACAGCGAATCGCTGA
- a CDS encoding aldo/keto reductase, translated as MERRQFGETDMQVSVLGFGGSEIGFGGTAQSDVEVILNEALDNGMNVIDTGECYADSEEKIGKAVGHRRDDYWLFTKCGHTSGLPGEDWEPDMLRKSIDRSLQRLQTDRLDLIQLHTCSIEVLDRGEAIQVIQEAKAAGKARYIGYSGDGQTMKHALGLGVFDAIQTSVNFADQECIDLTLPLAKAQGLGVIAKRPVANVAWRHKTGEEAGYGRVYWERLQELKYLYPEMFDACLRFTISQDIHVAIVGASKPERFAENEAIVSKGALDTMTLNWIRNRWKEVAKPDWVGQT; from the coding sequence ATGGAAAGGCGGCAATTCGGCGAAACCGACATGCAGGTTTCGGTCCTCGGCTTTGGAGGATCGGAGATTGGATTTGGCGGCACAGCGCAAAGCGACGTCGAGGTGATCCTCAACGAAGCCCTCGACAACGGCATGAATGTGATTGACACCGGCGAGTGCTACGCCGACAGCGAAGAGAAGATCGGGAAGGCGGTGGGGCATCGCCGCGATGACTATTGGCTGTTCACCAAATGCGGACACACGTCGGGCCTGCCGGGCGAGGATTGGGAGCCGGACATGCTTCGAAAGTCCATCGATCGCAGTCTTCAGCGCCTTCAGACGGACCGTCTAGACTTGATCCAGCTTCACACTTGTAGCATCGAGGTTCTCGACCGGGGTGAGGCTATTCAGGTGATCCAGGAAGCCAAGGCGGCGGGCAAGGCGCGCTACATCGGGTACAGCGGCGATGGTCAGACGATGAAGCATGCGCTCGGTCTTGGCGTGTTCGACGCCATCCAGACAAGCGTGAACTTTGCCGATCAGGAGTGCATCGACCTGACGCTGCCGCTGGCCAAGGCGCAGGGTTTGGGCGTCATCGCCAAGCGCCCGGTGGCCAATGTCGCCTGGCGGCACAAAACCGGCGAGGAGGCGGGTTACGGACGAGTTTATTGGGAGCGACTGCAGGAGCTCAAGTACTTGTATCCCGAGATGTTCGACGCGTGTCTGCGGTTCACGATCTCGCAGGATATCCACGTCGCCATCGTTGGGGCGTCGAAGCCAGAGCGGTTTGCTGAGAATGAGGCGATCGTCTCCAAGGGGGCGCTCGACACCATGACATTGAATTGGATTCGCAATCGGTGGAAGGAAGTGGCGAAGCCGGATTGGGTGGGACAGACGTAG